In the Telopea speciosissima isolate NSW1024214 ecotype Mountain lineage chromosome 2, Tspe_v1, whole genome shotgun sequence genome, one interval contains:
- the LOC122650775 gene encoding uncharacterized protein LOC122650775, whose product MVLSWILNVLSKPLADSVIYVETASSVWKDLEEHFSRTNAPRVFHLKRSIATIQHGMDSLVDYFTRLKVLWDELASHAPTVTCICGAPIAPQSTAQEERVYQFLMGLSL is encoded by the coding sequence ATGGTACTCTCCTGGATCTTAAACGTTCTCTCCAAACCATTGGCTGACAGTGTTATCTATGTCGAGACTGCTTCTTCTGTCTGGAAAGATCTCGAGGAACATTTTTCTCGCACCAATGCTCCTCGGGTTTTCCACCTTAAACGTTCCATCGCCACGATCCAGCACGGCATGGACTCTCTGGTTGATTATTTTACTCGGCTGAAAGTCTTGTGGGATGAGTTAGCCTCTCATGCCCCCACCGTCACTTGCATATGTGGGGCTCCTATTGCTCCTCAATCGACTGCTCAGGAGGAGCGTGTTTATCAGTTTCTCATGGGTCTGTCTCTCTGA